Proteins co-encoded in one Dendropsophus ebraccatus isolate aDenEbr1 chromosome 9, aDenEbr1.pat, whole genome shotgun sequence genomic window:
- the PKMYT1 gene encoding membrane-associated tyrosine- and threonine-specific cdc2-inhibitory kinase isoform X2, with protein sequence MPVPGDEMGEALVTRTPIPVPAYFSQAERSFSHKKRGRALCYTLPPQPPVKSLPPVSRIFPNKQRSWSQPRPQSVSFRSPQHKQPVSQLYDHSKEETLFKQCFQILCKLGRGSFGEVYKVRSREDGAVYAVKRSVSPFRGESDRLHKLQEVRKHERVGWHPNCLRLIRAWEERRMLYLQTELCVCSLQQHAEELGEPLPPQQIWNITCDLLRGLKHLHDRNLLHLDIKPANVFISFSGVYKLGDFGLMVELDGPDGSAEAQEGDPRYMAPELLDGVFTKAADVFSLGMTLLEVACNMELPKGGEGWQQLRQGHLPTEFTSELPQDFLRVLSGMLEADYRCRASVDWLLSLPVICKAERWRTVSLTTRGVLNKTLRLCRFLLWLVTLVFCILRRPVMRLLCWRSGAAPHSPPSSPAQQRGLESSFSSDWEDESLGDDVFEVPPSPLGLPRNITYHGQDFPLRRSPDLMSRPSMGSTSTPRNLSPDYSLRQRSALPLTPNVSRISQDSPCSVKSVSPDSSGSSSGFVDAEAPRSSFLPRNLLSMFDEASEQ encoded by the exons ATGCCGGTGCCAGGCGATGAGATGGGAGAGGCTCTGGTTACGAGAACACCCATTCCTGTCCCAGCATATTTTAGCCAAGCAGAGCGAAGCTTCTCGCACAAGAAAAGGGGCCGTGCGCTCTGCTACACACTACCCCCACAGCCACCAGTGAAGAGCCTGCCACCAGTCAGCCGCATCTTTCCCAATAAGCAGCGGTCCTGGAGCCAGCCGCGACCCCAGAGTGTCTCATTCCGAAGCCCCCAACACAAGCAGCCGGTCAGCCAACTCTACGACCACAGCAAGGAGGAGACTCTTTTCAAGCAATGTTTCCAGATTCTCTGCAAGCTGGGGAGGGGTTCCTTTGGGGAAGTGTATAAG GTGCGGAGTCGTGAGGATGGTGCTGTGTATGCAGTGAAGCGATCGGTCTCTCCGTTCCGCGGTGAATCTGACCGACTCCACAAGCTGCAGGAGGTGAGAAAACATGAACGTGTAGGGTGGCACCCAAACTGCCTGCGCTTAATCCGGGCCTGGGAGGAGAGGCGGATGCTGTACCTGCAGACGGAGCTGTGTGTCTGTAGCCTGCAGCAGCATGCTGAGGAGCTGGGGGAACCCCTTCCACCACAACAAATCTGGAATATAACCTGTGACCTTCTCCGGGGCCTCAAACATCTCCATGACCGTAATCTGCTGCATCTGGACATCAAGCCGGCAAACGTCTTCATCTCCTTTTCCGGGGTCTACAAGCTGGGGGACTTTGGTCTGATGGTGGAGCTGGATGGTCCAGATGGAAGTGCTGAGGCCCAGGAGGGAGACCCTCGCTATATGGCTCCGGAGCTGCTGGATGGGGTGTTCACAAAAGCCGCAGATGTGTTCAG CCTCGGGATGACGCTGCTAGAAGTTGCCTGTAACATGGAGCTCCCTAAGGGCGGGGAAGGCTGGCAGCAGCTTCGGCAGGGGCACCTCCCCACAGAGTTCACCTCAG AATTGCCCCAGGATTTCCTGCGGGTGCTGTCGGGGATGCTGGAGGCAGATTATCGCTGTCGTGCCTCTGTGGACTGGCTGCTGTCTCTTCCTGTTATATGTAAGGCGGAAAGATGGAGGACGGTGAGCCTGACTACAAGAGGAGTCCTCAACAAGACACTGCGCCTGTGCCGG TTCCTCCTATGGCTGGTCACCCTGGTGTTCTGTATCCTGAGGCGGCCAGTGATGCGGCTCCTATGCTGGCGGTCAGGTGCGGCTCCGCACTCTCCACCCTCGTCTCCAGCCCAGCAGCGGGGATTAGAGAGCAGCTTCTCCAGTGACTGGGAGGACGAGAGTCTGGGGGATGACGTCTTTGAAGTGCCACCAAGTCCTTTAGGCCTCCCCCGAAATATCACCTACCATGGACAGGACTTCCCTCTCAG ACGTTCTCCAGATCTGATGTCACGGCCGTCGATGGGCAGCACGTCCACTCCCCGCAATCTGTCTCCAGACTACAGCCTCAGGCAGAG ATCGGCTCTGCCTCTGACACCCAATGTGAGCCGCATTAGCCAGGACTCTCCGTGCAGCGTGAAGTCGGTGAGCCCGGACAGCAGCGGCAGCTCTTCTGGGTTTGTGGACGCCGAGGCTCCTCGCTCTTCTTTTCTACCCCGGAACCTTCTCAGTATGTTTGATGAGGCGTCTGAGCAGTAG
- the PKMYT1 gene encoding membrane-associated tyrosine- and threonine-specific cdc2-inhibitory kinase isoform X1, with translation MPVPGDEMGEALVTRTPIPVPAYFSQAERSFSHKKRGRALCYTLPPQPPVKSLPPVSRIFPNKQRSWSQPRPQSVSFRSPQHKQPVSQLYDHSKEETLFKQCFQILCKLGRGSFGEVYKVRSREDGAVYAVKRSVSPFRGESDRLHKLQEVRKHERVGWHPNCLRLIRAWEERRMLYLQTELCVCSLQQHAEELGEPLPPQQIWNITCDLLRGLKHLHDRNLLHLDIKPANVFISFSGVYKLGDFGLMVELDGPDGSAEAQEGDPRYMAPELLDGVFTKAADVFSLGMTLLEVACNMELPKGGEGWQQLRQGHLPTEFTSELPQDFLRVLSGMLEADYRCRASVDWLLSLPVICKAERWRTVSLTTRGVLNKTLRLCRFLLWLVTLVFCILRRPVMRLLCWRSGAAPHSPPSSPAQQRGLESSFSSDWEDESLGDDVFEVPPSPLGLPRNITYHGQDFPLSRRSPDLMSRPSMGSTSTPRNLSPDYSLRQRSALPLTPNVSRISQDSPCSVKSVSPDSSGSSSGFVDAEAPRSSFLPRNLLSMFDEASEQ, from the exons ATGCCGGTGCCAGGCGATGAGATGGGAGAGGCTCTGGTTACGAGAACACCCATTCCTGTCCCAGCATATTTTAGCCAAGCAGAGCGAAGCTTCTCGCACAAGAAAAGGGGCCGTGCGCTCTGCTACACACTACCCCCACAGCCACCAGTGAAGAGCCTGCCACCAGTCAGCCGCATCTTTCCCAATAAGCAGCGGTCCTGGAGCCAGCCGCGACCCCAGAGTGTCTCATTCCGAAGCCCCCAACACAAGCAGCCGGTCAGCCAACTCTACGACCACAGCAAGGAGGAGACTCTTTTCAAGCAATGTTTCCAGATTCTCTGCAAGCTGGGGAGGGGTTCCTTTGGGGAAGTGTATAAG GTGCGGAGTCGTGAGGATGGTGCTGTGTATGCAGTGAAGCGATCGGTCTCTCCGTTCCGCGGTGAATCTGACCGACTCCACAAGCTGCAGGAGGTGAGAAAACATGAACGTGTAGGGTGGCACCCAAACTGCCTGCGCTTAATCCGGGCCTGGGAGGAGAGGCGGATGCTGTACCTGCAGACGGAGCTGTGTGTCTGTAGCCTGCAGCAGCATGCTGAGGAGCTGGGGGAACCCCTTCCACCACAACAAATCTGGAATATAACCTGTGACCTTCTCCGGGGCCTCAAACATCTCCATGACCGTAATCTGCTGCATCTGGACATCAAGCCGGCAAACGTCTTCATCTCCTTTTCCGGGGTCTACAAGCTGGGGGACTTTGGTCTGATGGTGGAGCTGGATGGTCCAGATGGAAGTGCTGAGGCCCAGGAGGGAGACCCTCGCTATATGGCTCCGGAGCTGCTGGATGGGGTGTTCACAAAAGCCGCAGATGTGTTCAG CCTCGGGATGACGCTGCTAGAAGTTGCCTGTAACATGGAGCTCCCTAAGGGCGGGGAAGGCTGGCAGCAGCTTCGGCAGGGGCACCTCCCCACAGAGTTCACCTCAG AATTGCCCCAGGATTTCCTGCGGGTGCTGTCGGGGATGCTGGAGGCAGATTATCGCTGTCGTGCCTCTGTGGACTGGCTGCTGTCTCTTCCTGTTATATGTAAGGCGGAAAGATGGAGGACGGTGAGCCTGACTACAAGAGGAGTCCTCAACAAGACACTGCGCCTGTGCCGG TTCCTCCTATGGCTGGTCACCCTGGTGTTCTGTATCCTGAGGCGGCCAGTGATGCGGCTCCTATGCTGGCGGTCAGGTGCGGCTCCGCACTCTCCACCCTCGTCTCCAGCCCAGCAGCGGGGATTAGAGAGCAGCTTCTCCAGTGACTGGGAGGACGAGAGTCTGGGGGATGACGTCTTTGAAGTGCCACCAAGTCCTTTAGGCCTCCCCCGAAATATCACCTACCATGGACAGGACTTCCCTCTCAG CAGACGTTCTCCAGATCTGATGTCACGGCCGTCGATGGGCAGCACGTCCACTCCCCGCAATCTGTCTCCAGACTACAGCCTCAGGCAGAG ATCGGCTCTGCCTCTGACACCCAATGTGAGCCGCATTAGCCAGGACTCTCCGTGCAGCGTGAAGTCGGTGAGCCCGGACAGCAGCGGCAGCTCTTCTGGGTTTGTGGACGCCGAGGCTCCTCGCTCTTCTTTTCTACCCCGGAACCTTCTCAGTATGTTTGATGAGGCGTCTGAGCAGTAG